A genomic window from bacterium includes:
- a CDS encoding DoxX family protein: MLDFLGSYAAWGPTLIRLGACITFVVHGYPKLVGAQPGPKGFAGYLKGMGVPSPALMAYVVGIAELAGGVCLLIGLFTRLAALVLAIEFVVIILKVKWDKGFLLANGGWEWDWALLAMMLSLLLTGPGHLALDNRIHTGL, translated from the coding sequence ATGCTGGACTTCTTGGGGAGCTATGCTGCGTGGGGCCCGACGCTCATTCGCCTGGGGGCCTGCATTACCTTTGTCGTGCATGGGTATCCGAAACTCGTCGGCGCGCAGCCCGGACCCAAGGGCTTCGCCGGCTATCTCAAAGGCATGGGGGTCCCGAGCCCTGCGCTCATGGCCTATGTCGTGGGGATCGCCGAACTCGCGGGCGGCGTCTGCCTGCTGATCGGGTTGTTCACGCGTCTTGCGGCCCTGGTCTTGGCCATCGAGTTCGTGGTGATCATCCTCAAGGTCAAGTGGGACAAGGGCTTTCTGCTGGCCAACGGCGGTTGGGAATGGGACTGGGCGTTGCTGGCGATGATGCTCTCGCTCTTATTGACCGGCCCGGGCCACCTGGCGCTGGACAACCGCATCCACACCGGCCTGTAG
- a CDS encoding FadR/GntR family transcriptional regulator: protein MASQIHRLIAQGRLEPGDRLPPERELAEMFGVSRTSVRDAIRVLEMRGLVEPRHGEGTVVKQIPIDAIVGPLADALAASKDLTADLFDMRRMLEPPLARVAALRATDEDITAMENILARQAERVRAGGIAIEEDNAFHYRIATAAKNQVVLRLMDVVMDLLRESRARSLQGPGRAEMSLEGHRRILSAIRDRAPDAAAESMRLHIEEIEQVLSLPGEPGSGQAARGRRSEYGEKAGPVPGVPGATRSTSGAGT from the coding sequence GTGGCGTCCCAGATCCACCGCCTCATCGCCCAAGGCCGACTCGAGCCGGGCGATCGGCTGCCCCCCGAGCGGGAACTGGCCGAGATGTTCGGCGTGAGCCGCACCTCCGTCAGGGACGCGATCCGGGTCCTCGAGATGCGCGGGCTGGTCGAGCCCCGGCACGGTGAGGGCACGGTCGTCAAGCAGATCCCCATCGACGCGATCGTCGGCCCGCTCGCGGATGCGCTTGCAGCGTCGAAGGATCTTACCGCAGACCTCTTTGATATGCGCCGGATGCTCGAGCCTCCGCTGGCCCGGGTGGCCGCGCTTCGTGCGACCGACGAGGATATCACGGCCATGGAGAACATCCTGGCCCGTCAGGCGGAGCGCGTTCGGGCCGGCGGGATCGCCATCGAGGAGGACAACGCGTTTCACTACCGGATCGCCACCGCCGCGAAAAATCAGGTGGTCCTCAGGTTGATGGACGTGGTGATGGACCTGCTCCGCGAGAGCCGGGCACGGTCGCTGCAGGGTCCGGGACGGGCGGAGATGTCCCTCGAGGGTCACCGCCGCATCCTGTCCGCCATCCGTGATCGCGCGCCGGATGCCGCGGCGGAGTCGATGCGGCTCCATATCGAAGAGATTGAACAGGTGCTGTCCCTACCGGGTGAGCCCGGTTCGGGACAGGCCGCGCGTGGTCGGAGATCCGAGTACGGCGAGAAGGCAGGTCCTGTCCCGGGCGTGCCTGGCGCCACTCGGTCGACGTCCGGCGCCGGGACGTAA
- a CDS encoding 4Fe-4S dicluster-binding protein gives MARTISVEVVYRGIYQKTLAKNICRGIVLAARKEGKIGISFGRYGDSPERNGIPAKNFAIVAPNEEELQLSMAQYEPEQTDVTISVDDMLCKGVESWAWYGLQPINQKVRDSGTLIVTSMLAAEELIKFCHTKPHPYRLAVIQAIPSFSGLWVYKDDHTDARILGALPKVCPELVSLDSIVAAIKDEWKDDLKVRSARRSCEQTMARTVAPGEGNPEVPYTFDMPGWTTMREGVTIDGIRLGEPIKFGDQIGGYRPARNPYFKKFSTRTMRPVIDFDKCIKCTLCWLQCPDSCFDVTPDQTYDLNAEACCGCGVCEAVCPVDNCVTMVNEAAFTDNQSQWEAYKKDKVAYKAWVEAKIKEQPERSHGFRYRGQYQEQVAKMGVAADAGETVGADPGGQEEMGVGAGGGEE, from the coding sequence ATGGCACGCACGATCTCGGTAGAGGTGGTCTACCGAGGGATCTACCAGAAGACGCTGGCCAAGAACATCTGCCGCGGCATCGTGCTGGCCGCACGCAAAGAGGGCAAGATCGGCATCTCGTTCGGGCGCTATGGGGATTCTCCCGAGCGAAACGGCATTCCCGCCAAGAACTTCGCGATCGTCGCGCCGAACGAGGAGGAGCTCCAGCTCAGCATGGCCCAGTATGAGCCTGAGCAGACCGACGTCACGATCAGCGTGGACGACATGTTGTGCAAGGGCGTCGAGTCGTGGGCGTGGTACGGCCTTCAGCCGATCAATCAAAAGGTTCGGGACAGCGGGACGCTGATCGTCACCTCGATGCTGGCCGCCGAGGAGCTGATCAAATTCTGCCACACCAAGCCCCACCCCTACCGGCTGGCGGTGATCCAGGCGATCCCAAGCTTCTCCGGCCTGTGGGTGTATAAAGACGACCATACCGACGCCCGAATCCTCGGTGCGCTGCCGAAGGTCTGCCCCGAACTCGTCAGCCTGGACAGCATCGTGGCCGCGATCAAGGACGAATGGAAGGACGACCTCAAAGTGCGATCCGCCCGCCGGTCGTGCGAGCAGACGATGGCCCGCACGGTCGCGCCCGGCGAAGGCAACCCCGAGGTGCCGTACACGTTCGACATGCCCGGTTGGACCACGATGCGCGAGGGCGTGACGATCGACGGGATCCGGCTCGGCGAGCCGATCAAGTTTGGCGATCAGATCGGCGGGTATCGCCCCGCGCGGAATCCGTACTTCAAGAAGTTTTCCACCCGCACGATGCGCCCGGTGATCGATTTCGACAAGTGCATCAAATGTACGCTCTGCTGGCTGCAGTGCCCCGACTCCTGCTTCGATGTGACGCCCGACCAGACCTACGATTTGAACGCCGAGGCGTGCTGCGGATGCGGTGTGTGTGAGGCGGTGTGCCCCGTCGACAACTGCGTCACGATGGTCAACGAAGCCGCCTTCACCGACAACCAGAGTCAATGGGAAGCGTACAAGAAGGACAAGGTCGCCTACAAGGCGTGGGTGGAGGCCAAGATCAAGGAACAGCCGGAGCGCTCACACGGGTTTCGGTACCGAGGGCAGTATCAGGAGCAGGTTGCCAAGATGGGCGTCGCCGCGGACGCGGGGGAGACGGTGGGCGCGGATCCGGGAGGGCAGGAGGAGATGGGGGTTGGCGCCGGCGGAGGTGAGGAGTAA
- a CDS encoding pyruvate ferredoxin oxidoreductase yields the protein MDADAATAVRVAAAEQEALISGSEAVAVATKLADVDVLTAYPIRPYDTLMQYVAKQIANGEQDAEYIVAESEHSQFEIAKHAEAVGARSMCGSSGVGWCYAFEAIAVTPALRLPLVAMVGNRALDDPGAFGTEHNDALAARDLGWMHVWVDTAQEALDTTLIAYRVAEDRRVFLPCAISTDGAFLTHSQSLVKVPPKAWVDEFLPPYNRGDLVFHPDNPITIAPQVNEDWLMEIRRQTDQAMRNARGVIEEAYQNFRRIFGRGDGNPFFEEYQTDDAEIVLLGMGTLSMPVKVVIRKLREQGHKVGFVRIRWFRPFDYERLGPLLARFAAVGVIDRDFSMGSPFNSGVLANEIRSVLYAQDKRPPVVSFIAGLGGREVTIPAVKEMIEQTRKAAETGKAPLDTQWIGVRA from the coding sequence ATGGATGCTGATGCGGCAACCGCGGTCCGAGTCGCCGCGGCGGAACAGGAGGCCTTGATCAGCGGCAGCGAGGCGGTCGCCGTCGCCACGAAGCTGGCCGACGTGGACGTGCTCACCGCGTACCCAATCCGGCCCTACGACACGTTGATGCAGTACGTGGCGAAGCAGATCGCGAACGGCGAGCAGGACGCCGAGTACATCGTCGCCGAGAGCGAGCACAGCCAGTTCGAGATCGCCAAGCACGCGGAGGCGGTGGGGGCGCGCTCGATGTGCGGCTCGAGCGGGGTGGGCTGGTGCTACGCGTTCGAGGCGATCGCCGTGACCCCGGCCCTCCGCCTGCCGCTCGTGGCGATGGTCGGCAACCGGGCCCTGGACGATCCCGGGGCGTTCGGCACGGAGCACAACGACGCGCTGGCGGCCCGAGACCTGGGGTGGATGCACGTCTGGGTCGACACCGCGCAGGAAGCGCTCGACACCACGCTGATCGCCTACCGGGTGGCAGAGGACCGCCGGGTCTTTCTCCCGTGCGCGATCAGCACCGACGGCGCGTTCCTCACGCATTCCCAGTCGCTCGTCAAGGTCCCGCCGAAGGCGTGGGTCGACGAGTTCCTGCCTCCCTACAACAGGGGCGACCTTGTGTTTCATCCCGACAACCCAATCACGATCGCCCCGCAGGTCAACGAGGACTGGTTAATGGAGATCCGCCGCCAGACCGACCAGGCGATGCGGAACGCCCGAGGCGTCATCGAGGAAGCCTACCAGAACTTTCGGCGGATCTTCGGCCGCGGCGACGGAAATCCGTTCTTTGAAGAATACCAGACCGACGACGCGGAGATCGTCCTGCTCGGCATGGGGACGTTGTCGATGCCGGTCAAGGTCGTGATCCGGAAGCTCCGCGAGCAGGGCCACAAGGTGGGGTTCGTCCGGATCCGGTGGTTCCGGCCGTTCGACTACGAGCGGCTCGGGCCGCTGCTGGCGCGCTTTGCGGCGGTCGGCGTCATCGACCGAGACTTCTCGATGGGGTCGCCGTTCAACAGTGGGGTGCTGGCCAACGAGATCCGCTCGGTCCTCTACGCCCAAGACAAACGCCCGCCGGTCGTGAGCTTCATCGCGGGGCTCGGAGGGCGCGAGGTGACGATTCCGGCGGTCAAGGAGATGATCGAGCAGACTCGCAAGGCCGCCGAGACCGGCAAGGCGCCGCTGGACACCCAATGGATCGGCGTACGCGCCTAG
- a CDS encoding thiamine pyrophosphate-dependent enzyme → MDTSEAAMLDSPVPVLEPIKGVKKAPLEEYFTSGHRTCQGCESALVMKLMVKAAGPRTVVLGSTGCMYVANTTYYSTSWVVPWMHTQLGSSGSAAVGTAAGYRALMRKGKIKREPINVISFCGDGGGADMGLSAISGALQHMDYNHLILLYDNESYANTDIQASGSTPYGANTTFSPHGKAKRILHKRWKKNMAAMLAAGHPECRYVGTVCASYAVDFMNRIRKALSIGGPTFIHSLDPCPKGWDYDPMLSHELGELAVLTGIWPMFEVENHQLRLYGKSKAIVEGRQKRLPVRDYLTKQGRFAHFTNDDIDYFQAKIDQMWTNWLIPGVLPFATDILNEKAPA, encoded by the coding sequence ATGGACACATCTGAGGCCGCGATGTTGGATTCGCCGGTGCCGGTGCTGGAGCCGATCAAAGGGGTCAAGAAGGCCCCGCTCGAGGAGTACTTTACCTCCGGCCACCGGACGTGCCAGGGGTGCGAGTCCGCCCTCGTGATGAAGTTGATGGTGAAAGCGGCGGGGCCGCGCACGGTCGTGCTCGGGAGCACCGGGTGCATGTACGTCGCGAATACGACGTATTACAGCACCTCGTGGGTGGTCCCATGGATGCACACCCAGCTCGGCTCGTCAGGCTCCGCGGCGGTCGGGACGGCCGCGGGCTACCGGGCGCTCATGCGGAAGGGCAAGATCAAGCGCGAACCCATCAACGTAATCTCCTTCTGCGGGGACGGCGGAGGGGCCGACATGGGGCTGTCGGCGATCTCCGGCGCGCTGCAGCACATGGACTACAACCACTTGATCCTCCTGTACGACAACGAGTCGTACGCCAACACCGACATTCAGGCCTCGGGCAGCACCCCCTACGGGGCCAACACGACCTTCAGCCCCCACGGGAAGGCCAAGCGAATTCTCCACAAGCGATGGAAGAAGAACATGGCGGCGATGCTCGCCGCGGGGCATCCGGAGTGCAGGTACGTGGGCACGGTGTGCGCCAGTTACGCGGTGGACTTCATGAATCGGATCCGGAAGGCGCTCAGCATCGGCGGCCCGACCTTTATCCATTCCCTGGATCCGTGCCCGAAGGGATGGGACTACGACCCGATGCTCTCGCACGAACTGGGCGAGCTCGCGGTCTTGACGGGGATCTGGCCGATGTTCGAGGTGGAGAACCACCAGCTGCGGCTATACGGGAAGAGCAAGGCGATCGTGGAGGGCCGGCAGAAGCGCCTCCCCGTCCGGGACTACCTGACGAAGCAGGGCCGGTTTGCCCACTTCACCAACGACGACATCGACTACTTCCAGGCGAAGATCGACCAGATGTGGACGAATTGGTTGATTCCCGGGGTGCTTCCGTTCGCGACCGACATCTTGAACGAAAAGGCTCCCGCCTAG
- the oxlT gene encoding oxalate/formate MFS antiporter, producing the protein MATLSNRWVQLVIGIIVMVMIANLQYGWTLFVNPIAAKFHWTKTAIQVTFTLFVLTETWLVPFEGYLVDRFGPSLLVAIAGALVGTAWMINAHATSLTMLYVGGIVGGLGAGIVYGTAVGNALKWFRDRRGLAAGLTAAGFGAGSALTIIPIYNMIQHSGYQSTFQYFGILQGAVVLIAAVFLRSPKRGDVTATVRPRVAQSGRDFTWQETIRHPAFWLLYVMFTMVATGGLMATAQLAVMAKDYKVADIPVSLLGITLAALPFALSLDRIMNGATRPFFGWVSDHIGRENTMFIAFSAEGLAIILLLRLAHIPIMFVVLSGLVFFAWGEIYSLFPAIAGDLFGQKYATTNYGALYTAKGTASLLVPIGSLLAASTGSWVPIFALAIAFDFIAALLALFVLKPLRSRVVSQTATMVPATGGGE; encoded by the coding sequence ATGGCGACGCTGAGCAATCGGTGGGTTCAATTGGTGATTGGTATCATCGTCATGGTGATGATCGCGAACTTGCAATATGGATGGACGCTGTTCGTCAATCCCATCGCGGCCAAGTTCCATTGGACCAAGACCGCGATTCAGGTGACGTTCACGCTCTTCGTGCTCACCGAGACATGGTTGGTGCCGTTCGAAGGGTACCTCGTCGACCGCTTCGGCCCCAGCCTGTTGGTGGCGATTGCGGGCGCGTTGGTTGGTACGGCGTGGATGATCAACGCGCATGCCACTTCGCTCACGATGCTGTACGTGGGCGGCATCGTCGGGGGGCTCGGCGCGGGCATTGTCTACGGTACCGCGGTCGGGAATGCGCTCAAGTGGTTCAGGGATCGCCGGGGGTTGGCCGCGGGTCTCACCGCCGCCGGATTCGGTGCCGGCTCGGCGCTGACGATCATCCCCATCTACAACATGATCCAGCACAGCGGATATCAGTCCACGTTCCAATACTTCGGGATCCTGCAGGGGGCCGTGGTCCTCATCGCCGCGGTGTTCCTCCGGTCCCCGAAGCGCGGTGATGTGACCGCGACTGTCAGACCGCGGGTTGCGCAGAGCGGGCGGGACTTCACCTGGCAGGAGACGATCAGGCATCCGGCCTTCTGGCTGCTGTACGTGATGTTCACTATGGTGGCGACCGGCGGCCTCATGGCCACCGCTCAACTCGCGGTGATGGCGAAAGACTATAAGGTCGCCGACATCCCCGTGTCGCTGTTGGGGATCACCCTAGCCGCGCTCCCCTTCGCGCTCTCGCTCGACCGCATCATGAACGGCGCGACCCGGCCGTTCTTCGGATGGGTCTCGGATCACATCGGCCGGGAGAACACCATGTTCATCGCGTTTAGTGCAGAGGGGCTGGCGATCATCCTGCTGCTCCGGCTGGCCCATATCCCGATCATGTTCGTGGTGCTCTCAGGGCTGGTCTTCTTCGCCTGGGGCGAGATCTACAGCTTGTTCCCAGCCATCGCGGGCGATCTGTTCGGACAGAAGTATGCCACAACGAACTACGGCGCGCTGTACACCGCGAAGGGGACGGCGTCCCTGCTCGTGCCGATCGGCAGCCTCCTCGCGGCGTCGACCGGAAGCTGGGTGCCGATCTTCGCGCTGGCGATTGCGTTTGATTTTATCGCTGCGCTCCTTGCGCTGTTCGTCCTGAAGCCGCTGCGGTCCCGAGTGGTCTCCCAGACCGCGACGATGGTGCCGGCCACCGGGGGTGGAGAGTAA
- the proS gene encoding proline--tRNA ligase, which yields MSHPSVSQSAEDRGYVKEIPSKSQHFADWYTAVILKAELADYYPVHGCTVIRPYGYTIWELMQQGLDRRFKATGHVNAYFPLFIPQSFLQREAQHVEGFAPEVAWVTRGGGEELSEPLAVRPTSETAIGHMYARWIQSYRDLPVLINQWCNVVRWEKATRPFLRTMEFLWQEGHTAHRTGEEAEAEARQMLDVYRDFAETDLSIPVLAGRKPDSERFPGALHSYTIEALMPDGQALQAGTSHNLGQNFARAFNIKFLDSDNTEKYVSTTSWGVSWRMVGGLIMVHGDDRGLVLPTKVAPIQAVIVPILTGKAHEDVLAASRSIAARLGAVARVKLDDRTEVTPGWKFNDWEMRGVPLRIELGPRDLGQRQVVLVPRVGGGRRPVPLDGIVDAVSAALQEVQQALFRQAKAFLDTHIVSAATREEAVAAIAARKGFVRLAWCGGAECEQALRRDTGASPRLISDEIASGACAICGAAARHIVYYARAY from the coding sequence ATGTCCCACCCTTCGGTGTCCCAATCTGCTGAGGACCGCGGGTACGTCAAGGAGATCCCGTCCAAGTCCCAGCACTTCGCCGATTGGTACACCGCCGTCATTCTCAAGGCCGAACTCGCGGACTATTATCCCGTGCACGGGTGCACGGTCATCCGGCCCTACGGGTATACGATTTGGGAATTGATGCAGCAGGGGCTCGATCGCCGGTTCAAGGCCACCGGCCATGTGAACGCGTACTTTCCGCTGTTCATCCCGCAGAGCTTCCTGCAGCGAGAGGCGCAGCACGTCGAAGGGTTCGCGCCCGAGGTCGCGTGGGTGACCCGAGGCGGCGGCGAAGAACTCAGCGAGCCGCTCGCGGTGCGGCCCACGTCGGAGACCGCGATCGGGCACATGTACGCCCGGTGGATCCAATCCTATCGGGACCTTCCTGTGTTGATCAACCAGTGGTGCAACGTGGTGCGCTGGGAGAAGGCCACCCGGCCGTTTCTCCGCACGATGGAGTTTCTGTGGCAGGAGGGCCACACCGCTCATCGGACGGGGGAAGAGGCCGAGGCGGAGGCGCGCCAGATGCTCGACGTCTACCGGGATTTCGCGGAAACGGACTTGTCGATTCCCGTCCTGGCCGGTCGCAAACCCGACAGCGAAAGGTTCCCGGGGGCCCTGCACTCGTATACGATCGAGGCGCTGATGCCGGACGGCCAGGCGCTGCAGGCCGGCACGTCGCATAACCTCGGCCAGAACTTTGCTCGGGCGTTCAACATCAAGTTCCTCGACAGCGACAACACCGAGAAGTACGTGTCGACGACGTCGTGGGGCGTTAGCTGGCGCATGGTCGGCGGGCTCATCATGGTGCACGGCGATGATCGCGGGTTGGTCCTGCCGACCAAGGTGGCCCCGATTCAGGCCGTGATCGTCCCGATTCTCACCGGGAAGGCTCACGAGGATGTGCTGGCCGCATCCCGCTCGATCGCCGCGCGCCTGGGCGCGGTCGCACGGGTGAAGCTGGATGACCGCACGGAGGTCACCCCCGGCTGGAAGTTTAACGACTGGGAGATGCGCGGGGTCCCGCTGCGGATCGAGCTCGGGCCACGCGATCTCGGGCAGCGGCAGGTGGTCCTCGTCCCGCGCGTCGGAGGAGGCCGGCGGCCCGTCCCCCTGGATGGGATCGTCGACGCGGTCTCTGCGGCGCTGCAGGAGGTCCAGCAGGCGTTGTTCCGGCAAGCCAAAGCGTTCCTCGACACGCATATCGTCTCGGCCGCGACCCGCGAAGAGGCCGTCGCCGCCATCGCCGCGCGCAAGGGATTTGTTCGCCTGGCATGGTGCGGAGGAGCGGAGTGCGAGCAGGCGCTCCGCCGTGACACCGGGGCGTCGCCCCGGTTGATCTCCGACGAGATCGCCTCTGGAGCCTGCGCGATCTGCGGTGCGGCCGCGCGTCACATCGTGTACTACGCGCGCGCCTATTAG
- a CDS encoding TlpA disulfide reductase family protein has protein sequence MLVGVLVVVAAGLVWVASRHPGTEPARPSGFEGLGDGAPPVGHRAPDFSLPLLNGGTFSLHSVKGKPVVLNFWAAWCAPCRAETPMLVRLQKVYGPRGLQFVGVDSEDQIADARAFAAQYHVDYPLVRLDDERLIDAYAIPGLPTTVFIGADGIVVGKVVGGFVGPEGEKLLIARLDRLLAGAHR, from the coding sequence GTGCTCGTGGGTGTCCTTGTGGTTGTCGCCGCGGGGCTGGTCTGGGTCGCCTCGCGGCATCCGGGGACGGAGCCGGCGCGGCCGTCCGGGTTCGAGGGACTCGGTGATGGCGCCCCGCCGGTCGGACACCGGGCCCCCGACTTCTCCCTGCCGCTGCTCAACGGCGGGACGTTCAGCCTGCACAGCGTCAAGGGAAAACCCGTCGTCCTCAACTTCTGGGCCGCCTGGTGCGCGCCGTGCCGCGCAGAGACGCCGATGCTGGTCCGGCTGCAGAAGGTGTACGGCCCGCGGGGCCTGCAGTTCGTCGGGGTCGATAGCGAGGACCAGATCGCGGACGCGCGCGCGTTTGCCGCGCAATACCATGTGGACTATCCTCTTGTCCGCCTGGACGACGAACGGCTCATCGACGCCTACGCCATCCCGGGGTTGCCGACGACCGTCTTTATCGGGGCCGACGGAATCGTCGTCGGAAAGGTGGTTGGCGGCTTCGTTGGGCCCGAGGGAGAAAAGTTGCTCATCGCGCGGCTAGACCGCCTCCTCGCGGGCGCCCACCGCTAG
- a CDS encoding cytochrome c: MSSRVRLAGALLAGCLGLAGCTGKDILAMRKHPEAAQPAATVTPGATTPAPAVTGPAIAATTDYPKNPNSPRPEPPAQFASIKNPLQPTPDNLAKGKALFDTNCAVCHGPTGAGNGAAAAALNPKPASFATPIHTKLPDGYWFWRLSKGGGVPPFSAAGSAMPPWEGSLSADQRWLVILYEHTFSAKK, from the coding sequence ATGTCGTCTCGCGTGAGGCTGGCCGGGGCGCTTCTCGCAGGGTGCCTTGGACTCGCCGGCTGCACCGGCAAAGACATCCTGGCGATGCGGAAGCACCCGGAGGCGGCACAGCCGGCGGCGACCGTCACGCCCGGGGCGACCACGCCGGCGCCTGCGGTGACCGGCCCCGCTATCGCGGCTACGACGGACTACCCCAAGAACCCGAACTCGCCGCGCCCCGAGCCGCCGGCGCAGTTCGCCTCGATCAAGAATCCGCTTCAGCCCACTCCGGACAATCTGGCCAAGGGGAAGGCGCTCTTCGACACCAACTGCGCCGTGTGCCACGGTCCAACCGGCGCCGGGAACGGGGCGGCCGCGGCGGCGCTCAACCCGAAACCGGCCAGTTTTGCTACGCCGATCCACACCAAACTGCCCGACGGCTATTGGTTCTGGCGGCTGTCGAAGGGCGGCGGCGTCCCCCCGTTCAGCGCGGCAGGGTCCGCGATGCCGCCGTGGGAGGGGAGCCTCAGCGCGGACCAGCGCTGGCTCGTGATTTTATACGAGCATACCTTCTCGGCGAAAAAGTAA
- a CDS encoding YbaK/EbsC family protein yields MGSSFATDRVRAALAERDLSVEILEFPESTRTAAEAARAVGATVAQIVKSLLFIADERPVLVLASGANRVDLKKLAGLVGATRVEKASAEITRALTGFSIGGVPPVGHLTVLPVVLDETLLQHQVVYAAAGTPHAVFAIDPHALVRATGGVIVNIAEVPSVP; encoded by the coding sequence GTGGGATCCTCATTCGCCACTGATCGCGTGCGGGCGGCGCTGGCCGAGCGCGATCTGTCGGTCGAGATCCTTGAATTCCCGGAGAGTACCCGGACCGCCGCAGAGGCGGCGCGCGCGGTCGGGGCCACCGTCGCCCAGATCGTGAAGTCGCTCCTGTTCATCGCCGACGAGCGGCCGGTCCTGGTGCTGGCTTCCGGCGCGAACCGCGTGGATCTCAAGAAACTGGCGGGGCTCGTTGGCGCCACGCGGGTCGAGAAGGCCTCGGCCGAAATCACTCGGGCGCTGACCGGGTTCAGCATCGGCGGCGTCCCTCCGGTAGGCCATCTGACCGTGCTTCCTGTGGTTCTCGATGAAACGTTGCTACAGCACCAGGTCGTGTACGCCGCCGCCGGCACCCCACACGCCGTGTTTGCCATCGACCCACACGCGCTCGTGCGGGCGACCGGGGGGGTCATCGTAAATATCGCCGAGGTGCCTTCGGTTCCCTGA